Proteins co-encoded in one Desulfobulbaceae bacterium genomic window:
- a CDS encoding GNAT family N-acetyltransferase: protein MADDTDKENWTLDDGKKLTLRPITPDDAVIEQTFVRNLSSQSRYMRFHGTIKELSKKDLARFTNPDPLNAEALIILYKGEKDEKEVGVARFVIDPDGNGCEFAIVVADEWQKRGLGGKLMQALITHATSRGIKRIHGSVLKNNSDMLQFVKGLGFEVTANPDDSSVLLVNKYLSEQAR, encoded by the coding sequence ATGGCAGATGACACTGATAAAGAAAACTGGACCCTTGATGATGGAAAAAAGTTAACGCTTCGCCCTATAACACCTGACGATGCTGTCATAGAACAAACATTCGTTCGCAATCTTTCATCCCAGTCTCGATACATGCGCTTTCACGGTACCATTAAAGAACTGAGTAAGAAGGATCTGGCGAGGTTTACAAACCCCGATCCGCTCAACGCAGAAGCTCTGATCATCCTGTACAAAGGAGAAAAGGATGAAAAGGAGGTCGGCGTCGCACGATTCGTGATCGATCCGGATGGCAACGGTTGCGAGTTTGCGATTGTGGTTGCTGATGAATGGCAAAAACGTGGTCTTGGGGGGAAACTAATGCAAGCGCTAATAACTCATGCAACATCTCGCGGGATAAAACGAATTCATGGGTCCGTACTCAAGAATAACTCGGATATGCTTCAGTTCGTCAAAGGCTTGGGTTTTGAAGTAACTGCAAACCCTGATGATTCCTCGGTCTTACTGGTTAATAAATATCTGAGTGAGCAAGCAAGGTAA